A stretch of Cicer arietinum cultivar CDC Frontier isolate Library 1 chromosome 5, Cicar.CDCFrontier_v2.0, whole genome shotgun sequence DNA encodes these proteins:
- the LOC101511552 gene encoding probable receptor-like protein kinase At2g42960, which translates to MSLKVELSKKTSFLGLRLWVLIGIGVGAFIVLILCILSMWIMFRRKTKRSVDKYSLFQIPHVSKDITVDKVGEQPSHDQVESVSIHVHDNLPPSDKNSEKLFVHLSKSSDPDNVSQCSSIYHHERGLSSISGEDGNFGNVKKHSTLSYGGAVTASPLIGLPEVSHLGWGHWFTLRDLELSTNRFAAENVIGEGGYGVVYKGTLINGSKVAVKRLLNNLGQAEKEFRVEVEAIGHVRHKNLVRLLGFCIEGVHRLLVYEYVNNGNLEQWLHGAMSQHGVLTWEARMKVILGTAKALAYLHEAIEPKVVHRDIKSSNILIDSEFNAKVSDFGLAKLLDSGESHITTRVMGTFGYVAPEYANSGLLNEKSDIYSFGVLLLEAITGRDPVDYTRPANEVNLVEWLKMMVGTRRVEEVVDSSLEVKPSTRALKRALLVAFRCVDPDAEKRPKMSQIVRMLEADEYPFREDRRNRKSRTASMEIESLTDISGPSDTSKMKNSEDISLEKTQG; encoded by the exons ATGTCTTTGAAAGTCGAATTGTCGAAGAAGACTTCATTTTTAGGTTTGAGGTTATGGGTTTTGATAGGAATAGGTGTTGGTGCATTTATAGTTCTGATTCTTTGTATATTATCTATGTGGATAATGTTTCGGCGAAAAACAAAAAGATCTGTGGACAAGTACTCGTTATTTCAAATACCACACGTCTCGAAAGATATCACAGTCGACAAAGTTGGTGAGCAACCTTCTCATGATCAAGTAGAGAGTGTGTCTATTCATGTTCATGACAACTTACCACCAAGTGATAAGAATTCGGAGAAGTTGTTTGTTCATTTGAGCAAATCCAGTGATCCTGATAATGTTAGTCAATGTAGCTCGATTTATCATCACGAGAGAGGACTTAGTTCGATATCGGGAGAAGATGGAAACTTCGGAAATGTTAAGAAGCACTCTACATTGTCATATGGAGGGGCGGTAACTGCATCTCCTCTGATTGGCTTACCTGAAGTTTCTCATCTTGGGTGGGGGCATTGGTTCACACTTAGAGATCTCGAACTTTCAACTAACCGTTTTGCCGCGGAGAATGTTATCGGTGAGGGCGGATATGGAGTTGTTTATAAGGGAACATTGATTAATGGATCCAAGGTGGCAGTGAAGAGACTTCTTAACAACTT GGGACAAGCCGAGAAAGAATTTAGGGTTGAAGTCGAGGCTATAGGCCATGTCAGACATAAAAATCTTGTGCGCTTACTCGGATTTTGCATAGAAGGAGTTCACAG GTTACTTGTGTATGAGTATGTGAACAATGGTAACTTAGAACAATGGTTACATGGGGCAATGAGCCAACACGGGGTACTTACATGGGAAGCTCGCATGAAAGTTATTCTCGGCACAGCCAAAGC GCTTGCTTACTTACATGAAGCAATAGAACCGAAAGTTGTTCACCGGGATATAAAGTCTAGCAACATTTTAATTGATAGCGAGTTCAATGCAAAGGTTTCTGATTTCGGTTTAGCCAAACTTTTGGATTCAGGAGAAAGTCACATAACTACCAGAGTAATGGGAACATTTGG TTATGTTGCACCAGAATATGCTAATTCCGGCTTGTTAAATGAGAAGAGCGACATTTACAGCTTTGGCGTTCTCTTACTAGAAGCGATTACCGGAAGGGACCCTGTAGACTATACGCGTCCAGCCAATGAG GTGAATCTTGTTGAGTGGCTTAAAATGATGGTGGGGACAAGGAGGGTCGAAGAAGTTGTGGACTCGAGCCTTGAAGTGAAACCATCAACACGTGCTTTAAAGCGTGCTCTTCTTGTTGCGTTTAGGTGTGTCGATCCTGATGCAGAGAAGAGACCTAAAATGAGTCAAATTGTGAGGATGCTTGAAGCTGATGAATATCCATTCAGAGAG GATCGAAGGAATAGAAAAAGCCGCACTGCAAGCATGGAAATTGAATCTCTAACAGATATTTCTGGTCCTTCAGATACCAGTAAGATGAAGAATTCTGAAGACATTTCACTTGAAAAAACTCAAGGGTAG